The Buteo buteo chromosome 3, bButBut1.hap1.1, whole genome shotgun sequence genome has a window encoding:
- the COLEC10 gene encoding collectin-10, whose translation MSSKKEQQLRKYGTLVVLFIFQVQIFGFDVDNRPTTDVCSTHTILPGPKGDEGEKGDRGEVGKQGKVGPKGPKGNKGPVGDVGDQGMLGKIGPIGGKGDKGAKGLLGVSGKKGKAGTVCDCGRYRRVVGQLNINVARLNTSIKFVKNVIAGIRETDEKFYYIVKEEKNYREALIHCRDRGGTLAMPKDEATNALIADYISNSGLFRAFIGLNDMEKEGQFVYADSSPLQNYSNWKEGEPHDPAGREDCVEMLSTGEWNDSECQVTIYFVCEFLKKRK comes from the exons ATGAGCAGCAAGAAAGAACAACAGCTAAGGAAATACGGGACCCTAGTAGTGCTTTTTATCTTCCAAGTtcagatttttggttttgatgttgACAATCGACCTACAACAGATGTCTGCTCGACACACACAATTTTACCTGGACCAAAAG GGGATGAAGGTGAAAAAGGAGATAGAGGAGAAGTGGGCAAACAAGGAAAGGTTGGACCAAAAGGACCAAAAG GAAACAAAGGACCTGTGGGGGATGTTGGTGACCAGGGAATGCTTGGGAAAATCGGCCCAATTGGTGGAAAGG GTGACAAAGGAGCCAAAGGCTTATTGGGGGTTtctggaaaaaagggaaaagcag GCACAGTCTGTGACTGTGGAAGATACCGCAGAGTTGTTGGACAGCTGAATATCAATGTTGCTCGTCTTAACACGTCCATCAAGTTTGTAAAAAATG ttATAGCAGGCATCAGGGAGACAGACGAGAAATTTTATTACAtcgtgaaagaagagaagaattacAGAGAAGCCTTGATCCACTGCAGGGACAGAGGAGGAACACTCGCCATGCCTAAAGATGAGGCAACCAACGCCCTGATTGCTGACTACATCTCCAACAGCGGCCTCTTCCGAGCCTTCATTGGGCTGAACGACATGGAAAAAGAAGGACAGTTTGTGTACGCAGACAGCAGCCCACTGCAGAACTACAGTAACTGGAAGGAAGGGGAGCCTCACGACCCAGCTGGCCGCGAGGACTGTGTGGAAATGCTCAGCACAGGAGAGTGGAACGACTCCGAGTGCCAAGTCACCATCTACTTTGTCTGTGAATTCCtcaagaagaggaaataa